GGAGGCCATTATCAAGAGCAGTTGGCGGCCTTGAGGTTCAGGCCGCCCGACGAAAGACCCTCGTTTCATGCGCGACTCTCCCGTGTCACACCCTTGCGGGGACACAACGCCGACACCACACACGCGCGGCACCGTGGATACACCGGCTTGCACACATTCTGGCCCCACGTGACCAGATACAAATTTACATCGGGCCACCACTTGCGCGGCACCACCCGATACAACGCCTGCTCGGTCTGATCGGGCGTGCGCGTCTTCACCCAGCCCAGGCGATTCGAGATGCGATGGACGTGGGTATCCACGCAAATGTTGTCCTGGCTCGCATGCGACAGAATCAGCACGAGATTCGCGGTCTTCCGGCCCACCCCGGCCAGCGTCAGCAACTCTTCCATCGTGCGCGGCACCACACCGCCAAAATCATCCAGGATCTGCCGGCACGCCTGCTTCACATGACGCGCCTTGGTCCGATAAAAACTCACGGGATAGATCAGCCGCTCGATTCGCCCCACCGTCAGCGCCGCCATCGTCTCTGGCGTGTGCGCCACCTTGAAGAGCCTGGCCGACGCCCCGGCGGTCACGGCGTCCTTCGTCTGCGCCGACAGCAATGTGGCGATCAACACCCGAAACGGATCGTCGTGCGTCTCTTCAGCGATCTTCTCCACGGCCGGCTCTTCCATCGACCGAATCGCTTTGCCGATAGCCTTGAGAACCGGTACAACGTTCGAACGTGTCAACCCCGTCTCCACCAGTGCCCCAGTTCCCCAGTTCCTAAGTTCCTAAGTTCCCAATTTCCCCAGTTCAGTGCCCGTGGCTCTTGCAGTAGCCACAGTGATCGCACTTCACGGCGGGCTCGATCAGGCAATCGTCCGTAACGTTGACGAGCCCGGCGTACAAGGAGCCGCTGGAGAGAAGCGTCAGTGGAGCATGCACGACGGACGGCGCGGCGGCCTGGGCACTTGGCATCGCAGGCGGTGCATGACCCAGATGCCGGGCCACAGCCGTGCGCACGAGGGACCGGAGTTCAGCTTCGTTCATGCCTCTACCGTCAGAGTATCCACAATGCCGATGATCGCCGCGTCCACAGGCGCCGCCTTGCGCCGCAGGGCATCACCGGCGGCTTTGCCCTCAATCACGATCAGCACCGTCTCACCCACTCCGGCGCCCACCGAATCAATGGTCAGCACCGCCGTCCCCTTCGGCGCGCCTTCGAGCGTGAGCGGCTGCACGAACAGCAGCTTCGCGCCCTCAATCTTGTGGTGTTTTCTGGTCGCCACCAGCGTCCCGATCACGCGCCCGATCTGCATGGCCGGCCTATTCCACGTCCCAGGAATCGACGATGCCCACAACACAGGCGTCGGCGGGCGGTTCGCCGGGAAAGAACGGAAAGGTGGCTTCACGTCCGCGAACAAAAAACACGTGCTCGCCCACGCCGGCGCCCATGGCGTCAAGCGCGACCACCGCGCGACCCACGGGCTTGCGATCGGGCGAGATGGGTTGAAGCATGAGCAGGTGTGTCCGCCCAGGTTGGGGTCTTTCACCGTGGCCACCACGTTGCCGATCACTCTCGCGAGCTGCACGACTACTTTGCTGGGGGTGGGGCGCGCTGGGCACGCCGGGCGTATCCACGTGATCGACGATGCCGATGATTGCCGCGTCGATGGGAGAGTCTTTGAACCCTTGCGCCATCCGCGCGGAGCTGCCGGAGACGATGAGTACCGTCTCGCCCACGCCGGCGTCCACGGTATCGACCGCGACCAGGTAGTTGCCGTCAGGGTTCCCAGACGCGTCGAGCGGCCGCGCCACCAGCAACTTGCTGGCCACGAGCCGCTCGTCTTTGCGGGTCGCGACGACCGTGCCGACGACCTTGGCGAGAATCATCCCGCCGCCTACTTCGCCGCTTTGCCGATCGGCAGCACGTCCTCGAGGTTCGCGTGTGGACGCGGAATGACGTGCACCGACACCAGTTCACCCACACGGCGTGCCGCTGCCGCGCCGGCGTCAGTGGCGGCCGGACCGCCGCGACGTCGCCGCGGACGATCGCCGTGACGTAACCCGCGCCGATCTTTTCCCATCCGACCAGTGTCACTTTGGCGGCCTTGACCATCGCGTCGGCCGCTTCGATCATCGCGACCAACCCCTTTGTCTCGACCATTCCGAGTGCCTCACCC
The nucleotide sequence above comes from Acidobacteriota bacterium. Encoded proteins:
- a CDS encoding endonuclease III produces the protein MEEPAVEKIAEETHDDPFRVLIATLLSAQTKDAVTAGASARLFKVAHTPETMAALTVGRIERLIYPVSFYRTKARHVKQACRQILDDFGGVVPRTMEELLTLAGVGRKTANLVLILSHASQDNICVDTHVHRISNRLGWVKTRTPDQTEQALYRVVPRKWWPDVNLYLVTWGQNVCKPVYPRCRACVVSALCPRKGVTRESRA
- a CDS encoding EutN/CcmL family microcompartment protein, translating into MQIGRVIGTLVATRKHHKIEGAKLLFVQPLTLEGAPKGTAVLTIDSVGAGVGETVLIVIEGKAAGDALRRKAAPVDAAIIGIVDTLTVEA